TAGGACGTCGAAAAATACCAAAAGAGAATTTGCACCACCGGCGGGGTGTTGCGCGCGAATTCGACGTAGAACCAGCAAATCGGTTCCGTGAGACGAAAGCCGAGCCAGCGGACGATGCCGAAGAGCAAGCCGACCAGAAACGCCCAGAACAGCGACCACGCCGCCAACTCGAGAGTGACCGCCAATCCCTTAAGCACCAGCAGGCCGGGATCACCCCACAGAATGGTCCAATCGAGCTTCATACCGGCGCCCGCATCGGTACACCGGACGACGCGCGACCGCCCGGGTTACGTCCCGAAAGATCTCCGACTTATTCGTCCCATACCGGAATCTTGAAGTCGTCGAAATCGGCGAGCGTCATCTTGAGTTTCGAATCCTTGCCGAGCCATTTGTCGAACGCCCGCTGCCATGTGCCGTCCAACCATTGATCCTGCAGCAGGAAATTGAGCGCATCGCGCGACTTCGAATCGTTCTCGCGGAGCGCGATCGCATAATAGCCGCCGCTGTAAAACGCCTTGCTGCCGAGCAGCTCGTATTTCTCCGGGCTGGGCGAGCCGGCGCGCAACCCCGCCAGCAGGATGTTGTCGGTGGCGACGGCGTCCACGGTGCCACGTTCGAGCGCGAAGAACGCTTCCGGCCAATTCTGGAACGTCTGCATGATGGCCTTCGGCTGAACCTGGGGCACCTTCTTGACCGCACCGGCCCCGGCGTCGGCGCCAACCCGCTTGCCGGCCATATCCGCCATCGACGCAATTCCGCTCCCCTTCTTCACCAAAAGGGTCTGCGGCGTATAAAGGTACGGGATCGTGAAATCGACTACCCGGTCGCGCGCCCGATAATGGCTAACCGTGGCGATGATCAGGTCGAT
The sequence above is drawn from the Rhodospirillales bacterium genome and encodes:
- a CDS encoding transporter substrate-binding domain-containing protein, producing the protein MKKTWMLGALAGLLMAPGSAAIAADKAMIDEVKERGVLRAGVKNDAPYLGFVDDKGRYDGFEIDLLNDLARRLGVKVEYEPVKASNRVQLLQQKRIDLIIATVSHYRARDRVVDFTIPYLYTPQTLLVKKGSGIASMADMAGKRVGADAGAGAVKKVPQVQPKAIMQTFQNWPEAFFALERGTVDAVATDNILLAGLRAGSPSPEKYELLGSKAFYSGGYYAIALRENDSKSRDALNFLLQDQWLDGTWQRAFDKWLGKDSKLKMTLADFDDFKIPVWDE